The DNA sequence GCCTGCGGGGCAATGGCTCTCCCCAAAATTAATGGAAAAGATTACAGAGAATTTGGTCAAAGGTGATCAGACGGCACTCTTTCTAAACCGACGTGGTTATGCCCCGCTGACTTTATGTCGTACGTGCGGACACCGTGTTGAATGTCCTCACTGTAGTGCTTGGCTTGTGGAGCATCGGGGTCGACAACGGCTTCAGTGTCATCACTGTGGGTTTGACATGCCTACTCTTGAAGCATGTCCAGACTGTGAAACGGAAGATAGTCTGGTTGCGTGTGGGCCTGGGGTTGAACGCTTGGGTGAAGAAGTTGTGACGCTCTTTCCTGAGGCACAAGTCGCAGTCCTGGCTTCTGATACAATGACCAGCGTCAGTAAAATGGCAGCTGTTGTCGCTCAAATCGAAGCGGGCGAGATCGATATTATCATTGGCACCCAGATGATTACCAAGGGATATCATTTCCCCAAGTTAACTCTAGTCGGGGTTATTGATGCTGATCTAGGTTTGCGGGGCGGTGATATGCGTGCTGGAGAGAGAACGTATCAGCAATTGGTGCAAGTCTCAGGGCGGGCTGGTCGGGCAGAACGTAAGGGGCGCGTTTATCTCCAGAGTTTCGAGCCGGAACACCCCGTTGTTCAAGCTCTGCTGACGGGGGACGGTGCGACCTACATGGCGGCAGAAATTGAGGCACGCCGTACGTATGCGATGCCTCCTTTTGGTAAGCTTGTCGCGCTTATCTTATCAGGGGAAGATGTTAAAAAAGTAATAGATGTTGGACGACAATTGGCAGCTAAAGCACCGCATTCAGATCAGGTAAAAGTGATGGGTCCAGCGCCAGCACCTATGACAAAAATACGAGGCCATTTTCGGTACAGATTGCTTTTGCATGCCTCTAAGAAGACAGCCGTTCAGCCATTGGTAAAAGAATGGATTGCAGCGATAGGCACAGTTAAAGGCGTGAAGATTAAGATAGATATTGATCCTTACAGCTTCTTCTAACTAATATTTGAATTGTAAGACTGACATGATCATTGTCGGTTTCTCTTGGCTGTCACCGAGAGGAAGGTGGAGGATATCGAATTTTTTGTAATTGAGCTCTGACCAATAAAGAGGATGGTCAAAGATTACAGCAGGGGCACCGCTTTTTACAATAGAACTTAACCGTTCAATGACCTTTTCCTGATTAGGGATCACCTTGAGATTTAGTCCAGTAGCATCGGATCCATAATTTTCACTGACCTTGGTGCCGACTAGCCTTACTGTAAAGTCCATAATATCAGGTGCCACATCTAGAATGTATATATTGGGT is a window from the Temperatibacter marinus genome containing:
- a CDS encoding PAS domain-containing protein is translated as MSLMNISLSHKPEIFDFSRKDLSKFEDGLELFDWWHKARESNPYPSRDQFSPFKFAACLPNIYILDVAPDIMDFTVRLVGTKVSENYGSDATGLNLKVIPNQEKVIERLSSIVKSGAPAVIFDHPLYWSELNYKKFDILHLPLGDSQEKPTMIMSVLQFKY